The window GGCGGTTGAACGCCCGAATAACCATCATACCCGTGAGCCCCTCCCGACTTACCAAATTGAGCTTGTCGGTAAGGTTCTGTATGGCTGTGAACCGCGGCATAGCCAGGAGGTACACCACCACCACCAGCACGAGAAGCAGTCCAACACCGAGGGCAATTATCCACCACATGGATGTGCTGGTCTCTAAGGCGCGAATGATCCCCCCGATTCCAAGAATCGGCGCATAAATCACCATCCGCATCATCATGATGATCACCATCTGAATCTGCATTACATCGTTGGTAGTCCGGGTTAGGAGACTCGCCGGGGAGAATGAATCAAATTCCGCCAAAGAAAAATCCTCCACCCGGGAGAACAGCCCTTGGCGGAGATCCCGGGCGTAGCCCGCTGCTCCCCTGGCAGCTAAAAACCCTACCGCCACCGCGCTCAGGGCGGAGATCAGGGTGAACGCCAGCATGATTCCCCCGGTTCTTACTATGAAATCCGTCCTTATAGCCTCCAGGTCTGCACCCATGGCCCGGTAATCCCCCCTGATTACCTGAATTGCCGCCTGGGTTAGCATCTCCCTGGGCTGGCCCGCAGCAGCAGCTGCCATCTCCGGGTACTGCCTGGCGGCCAGTCCCACTATGCCGGGAATGAGTATATCCTCCAGAGCGGTTCGGTCTTCAGCCGTCAGCTCCTGCAGCCTGTACATCTCTTGGTTCCGGGAATCTGGAAAATGATCAACATCCACATCGGTCGGGACGGCCCGGTACGCCTGGCGGAGCAGCTGGGCCTGGGACTCTTCCAAAATCCCCAGCAATCCAGACATAGTCGACTCGCTCAAGTACTCAGGCACAGGATCCTCAAATCCCCCCTGCTGAATACCTACATTCACAATTCGAGACATGTATTCCGGCAGGGCTAAATCAGCGTTCGCCTGGACTACCAGTAGGCCTACAGCAGCGATAAATACCCATACATATGGCTTGATGTATGACAAAAGGCGCTTCATAACCCCCTCCTATCCGCCTGATCCGCAAGACTTCCCAGGGTTCGGCTGAGCAGGGTAACAGCGGATACAATCTTATCCTTCTGATGATCGGAAAGCTGATCCTCGATTCGGCTTATCCAGTCTTGGCGCACCCGGACCACTCGCCGAATCAAATCCTGCCCGGCCTCTGTTAATTCCAGTTGTTTTGCGCGTCGGTCTTGGGGATCTTCTTTCCGGTTTATCAGTCCCTGTTCAACCAAACGATCTAGCATCTGGCTTGCTGCGGGATTACTAACCCCGAGCTCATGGCTGATCTGATGTACCCCGCATATACCAGCCTTCTGAATATGGAACAGGGTTCCTATCTGGGATAATGAGAGGTTGTTGGCTTTGGCGAACTGCACAAAGCTGCCCATGCTATAACTCATAACGCCATGCATCCAATGGGCCATTGCGTGAAAAAATGGGCTTGATTCGTCTTGGTGGGGGCACATTCCGTAAGCCATCCTTATAGTTAAGTTTGCTTAAATATAAGGATGACTTACACACCTGTCAAGACAATTCTCAGGGTGAAAAGATGGTGATGCACGCCGGAAGGAGGGGGACCATGGGGCATCCTACCCTGAGATGGGTGTCCTAGGTGAACTGCAACAACCTTTGCGCAGTAGTACTAGGTACTAGGGTACAACTCCCGGCTCAACTGGCTGCCACGCCTGCCCGGCCAGCCCCTCTTCTCAGGCGCCCTGAAAGAGCCGTACGAAATTCATTATGCCCGTCAGGATAAGCTGGGCTGCCAGTGCTGAGAGAATTAGGCCGGTGATCTTACTCATGATTACAAAGCCCTGTTTCTTGATCAGCTTCTCCAAATAGGAACTTGCTACCAGCAGGGCTCCGACCGTGAGAATGGCAAACCCGATGGCGGTTAAACCGGCGATGACCCGGTTTGCACTGGTTAACTCACTACCCAAAACCAGCAATGCACCGGTGGTTCCGGGGCCCACGGTTACCGGTATTGCCAAGGGAACGACGGCAATATCCTCGTCATCTAAACCCGGGGGTGCCGGACCGGTCCGTTTATTTTGCGCCTTTCCCCCGTGAACCAGATCGAAGGCGTTATAGAAGAGCAGGAATCCCGTTCCTATTCGGAAGGCATCCAGGGTAATGCCGAAGACTGAAAACACCCAGTTTCCAATGAGGGCAATCACGATACTGGTGATCAAAACGGCGAGGGTTACCCGGAAGGCAAGAAACCGCCGCTCCCTCACCTCCATACCCGTGGTCATGGACATAAAGGTGGACATCACAAAGAAGGGAGTAAGTAAAAAGAAGAACTTCAGGTATAGCTCAACGAAAAATGAAACCATGGGTCAACCTACCATATCCACCAGTTCGGGGTAAAGCTTCATGGATCGCTACCCCACAGAAGAATATCCTGAGACCATCCCCGGGGAGCACTAGGGCTGCTGCACCGGCTCGTTCTCCGGCTGCTCGGTGCCAATGTCCCGGGCCGGTCCGGCCATTTGAATCACCTCAGGCCGGAACTCAAAATGCATACTATCGAAGGCCGTCCATTTCCCACCCCAGACAAAGCCCTCGTCCTCAAAGATCCTGACAATCTGGGGAGGAATCTGCCACCGCCGGCTCTCATCCAGGGTCCACCACTCCTCAATGCCTGCGTCCAGGGCCCACCGCCAGTACGGGAAACGACCGCCGTAGCTGTAGGGCACGAGATCAATTGCCACTCCGTAGCTGTGATAGCTCCGTCGGAGGGTGCCGGCGATATTCCGCCAGTTATAACCGTGGATCTGATGGATGGAATCTAAAAAGGTACCCACCTCCTGGTCCTCCCTGGCAAGGGCCTCCAACCGCTCCTGGACCCGCTGAAGGGGTTCCTGGAGCAGGGGATGAACCCGGGTCGGCTTTCCCATCAGTTCAATGCGTACCATCAACCGGTCTGCGGAGTCCTCAGAATCCACCTCATACAGGGAGTCTAAAAAACCATTGAAGCGGATTCTGGTATCCACACCTCCCTGGCCGCCCCAGTTCATCATCCGACGGGTCTGTTCTGGACTGTATTCCGGGACCCTGAAGGGGTCCAGGCTGTAGCTATAGAACCGAATCTCGAGGAATTCCTGCCAATTCTTATGCTGGCCCTGGGGCAATAATCTTCCCTCGGCCCAGAGATACCAGGTACCGTCCATTTTTAGGGCCCACTGCTCATCAATAACACCCCGGGCGGTGATGCGTTCAGGGTAGGATTCTTGGAGTATCCGAATCTGATTGAATCCCGGTAACCTGTCCGCAGGCGGAATGCTCATCTCCTCCGGGCCTACACCCCCATTTTCCGAGACAACATGGTCATTGGACTCCGAGCTGCCGGAATTACCGCGGCCAGGCTCTGGGGCCGAAAATTCATCGGTATCAGAAGAACCTCCGGGACCGTACCACCGGGTACTGCCCGCGCTGAATACCAGGACGGCAAGAACAATCCCGAAGCCCACCCCGATGATAAGCCTGTATTTTAAGAATAATTCCCACGGATTAATCATGGTGTACAAAGATATATAAAAATCACCCCCGGGCATAGGGATAGAATGCCATGGCGGCAAGTATCCGCAGTGCCAAGGCAACACCCAAGGCTTGTACAGTGCGCAAAAGGTTGTACCATCGCACCCCGGCGATACCACCCATGGGTGGACTTATAGGTTGCTCCGCTATATCTGGTGTCGTTTACAACCTTTTGCGCACTACGGAAGGCTTGCACCGGCCTTGGTGAATACCCGCCCGTTTCTACCATCGCTGCTTGATTTTGGAAATCGGGGCGTCAGGCACGCCAGTCAGGTGCCTGAGTGTGGGAATTAGCGGCGGGCAGCCGGCGGTGTTTCCACCGCCAGGGTATATTAATTGTAGGATACTAGTATAACAGTCCCCGGGTATCGATCCCGTGCTCTTCCAGCAGCTCTAGCACCGCCAGATCCTTCACTGCACTCCGCAGCCTGAGCATGAAAACGTCGGGTAGAAATGGTTTTGCGATATAGTCCTGGGCGCCAGCATCCAATACAGGGGCAATAGCCTTATACTTGTTCAGGGCGGAAATCACCAGAATTGCCGAACGGGGATATTTCTGGCGCATGATTCTCACCACATCCTCACCCTTCATGTCCGGAAGAATGACATCGCAGATGAGAATATCGAAGGTTTTCTCCGATTCGATGAGGTCTCGGGGATGGGTAAAAAACTCCGCATGGTGAATCCCGTTCAGGAGGAAAATATTTCGGATAATATTCATCTCCATACGGTTGTCTTCGAGAACCCCGATGTTCACACTCCGCAGCCGCTCCTTCAGCGGGTCTTCCCGACTGAATCGCTCCAGATACCTATTAAAACTATCGTAGTTTAGGTCCTTTTTAAGGACAAAATCGGTTACCCCCAGATCGAAGTAGCGCTGCCGAATCTCCAGGGACTCACTGGAGGTGATTACAATAACCGGGATGCTTTTCTTCTGGTTGGAGCCCAGGGACTTCAAAAAACTCTCGGCGGCAGGTTTTCCCTCAGGAGTCCTGCCTAATTCCATACTCATCAGAATCATGAGCACCGAATCATCCAAGGCGGCTGCAGCCTCCTCGACGGTAGAAACCTGGATCACCTCCTGGCCCCGTTCGACGAAGATTTCCCTAATTATCTTCTGAAACAGCTGACTAGGTTCGATTTGTAGAATCTTCACGGTTTCAGCATAGCAAGGTTTTTCCCCGCCGTCCATATGTTATCGGGTTGTGTCTAAAAGAATTATAGTGCGCAAAAGCCTGTAAACTACACCAGATTTAGCGGTGCCACCCCGGGTTCGACCCCAGGAATAGTGCCGTCGAGGGGCAGAGTTACAACCTTTTGTGCACTATAAAAGTATCGATTATCCGGGGAGCTCATACACCGAAGCCGCTTGCAACATTCCGTTACAAGCGGCTTCGGTTATAAGAAATGGTAATCCATCCCGGGACGAGCAATGGGGATTTTACAGCCCCCCGCTCCAGTCATGGCCCGGGGGATTCCAACCCCTGGCCTGATCATGTCCCCGGAAAGCGGGGGGAACTACCCCTTCTTACCCTGGTTTGCTACAGCGTTCATGGCGGCATCGATGGCAGCCTGATCGCCCAGGTAGTAGTGTTTAATGGGTTTCAGATTCTCATCCAGCTCATACACCAGAGGTGTTCCTGTGGGGATGTTTAGCTTCAGGATTGCCTCCTCGGTCATATTATCCAGGTACTTGACCAGCGCCCGGAGACTGTTCCCGTGGGCAGCGATTACGACCTTCTTCCCGCTCTTAATAGTGGGAGCAATCTCATCGTGCCAGAGGGGCAGAAACCGATCCACGGTATCCTTCAGGCATTCCGTCAGGGGGAGTTCCTCGGAGGAAAGATCTGCGTACCGGGGATCGTTACCCGGATAACGCTCATCATCGGCGGTCAATGCGGGAGGCGGGACATCGTAGCTTCTGCGCCAGATAGTCACCTGCTCCTCGCCATGCTTTTCTGCCGTCTCGGCCTTGTTCAAGCCCTGGAGGGCTCCGTAATGCCGTTCGTTCAGGCGCCAGTTTTTGATCACGGGAATCCATAATAGATCCATCTCTTCCAGAACGATATTAAGGGTCTTAATGGCCCTCTTGAGAACAGAATTATATGCAACATCGAAGGTATAACCATCTGCCTTGAGTAGGGCCCCGGCGTTCCTAGCCTCTTCGACACCCTTCTCTGAAAGGTCGACATCGGTCCAACCGGTGAAACGGTTCTCCTTGTTCCACAGGCTCTCACCGTGACGAATCAATACGAGTTTATACATGCCAAATCTCCTTATTGTATTTCAATCCTTAGTATTTGGGTCTAATTCTATATAATTTGCACCATAACTACAAGGTTGCCATCATCCGCCAAGCCATGAGGGCGCATTTCTGCCGCATGGGGAACCGCTGTAAATCGCGGAACACCGAAAGCTCCTCGGGAATCCCCGGCTCTCCTGCCTGTCCCCCCTCGGTTTCTACGGTTAGGAAGGATTCGAATGCCCGGGCGCTCCGTTGGATTTCTCCCAGCCCCCGGCCCCGGGCAAATCGGCAGAGCAGCTCTGCACTGGAAAGACAAACCGAACACCCCTCCCCCTGGAAGGATATCTCCCCGATCACCCGTTCTCGCTCCGTCCCTGAAACCGGAGCATCCGCCTCGGAACCAGCCCGGGTAGGGATACTCGAATCCCCCTGCCCGGGCTCCCCCTTCCCTGGAACCGCCGTATCCCGACGAAAGCGGACATACAGCTGAACCCGGTCCCCGCAGGATCGGTTTACCTCTTCCAGAATAAGATCTGAATCTTCCTGGGCATACCGGTACCGGGGATTGCGGTAGGTATCCATGATTAGCGTTCCCCTGGAATCCATATCCATATCCATCTCCCTCAAACTACAGGAACAACGCCCTGGCCTTCTCCAACCCGGCGAAGAGGGCATCTATCTCCTGCTTTTCATTGTATAGGTAGTAACTGGCCCGAACCGTACCTGCAATTCCCATCTGCTCCATAAAGGGTTGGGCGCAGTGAAACCCCGTCCGAACCGCAATTCCCTGGGCATCAAGCAGAGCCCCCACATCGTGGCTGTGCATTCCCTCGAGGTTAAAACTGAAAATACCTCCCCGAAGGGACGGATCCTCGGGTCCGTAGACAGTAATCCAGGGAAGGGTTTTACTCACCTCCAGGGTGTAGGCGATCAGTTCCGACTCATGCTGGTGGATGTGCTCCATGCCCACCCCTTCAAGGTAATCCAGGGCGACAGAAAATCCCAACACCCCGGCGATATGGGGTGTGCCCGCTTCGAATTTCTCCGGCAGGGGATGATAGGTGGAGTAATCCTTATGCACCTGTAGAATCATATCTCCACCGTATAAAAAGGGCGGCATGGCCTCCAATAATTCAGTTTTTGCGTACAATACCCCGAGCCCCGTAGGACCGAGCATCTTATGTGCGGAGAAATAGAGAAAATCAACATCCCATGCCTGAACATCTACGGGATGGTGACTGACAAACTGGGCCCCATCAATAATAACCACCGCGCCAGCCTGATGCGCTGTTTTAATAATATCCTCTACGGGCGGCATATACCCCGTGACGTTGGACATGGCAGTGATGATCACCGCCTTTGTTTTAGAAGAGACCATCCCCTGGAAGGCGGTGAAATCAAACTCCCCCGTACCGGTCATGGGTACAAACCGCAGCCTCGCACCGGTCTCCCCTACCACGGGATGCCAGGGAACCAGGGTACTGTGGTGTTCAATCTCCGTTGTAATAAT is drawn from Spirochaeta lutea and contains these coding sequences:
- a CDS encoding ABC transporter ATP-binding protein; the protein is MKRLLSYIKPYVWVFIAAVGLLVVQANADLALPEYMSRIVNVGIQQGGFEDPVPEYLSESTMSGLLGILEESQAQLLRQAYRAVPTDVDVDHFPDSRNQEMYRLQELTAEDRTALEDILIPGIVGLAARQYPEMAAAAAGQPREMLTQAAIQVIRGDYRAMGADLEAIRTDFIVRTGGIMLAFTLISALSAVAVGFLAARGAAGYARDLRQGLFSRVEDFSLAEFDSFSPASLLTRTTNDVMQIQMVIIMMMRMVIYAPILGIGGIIRALETSTSMWWIIALGVGLLLVLVVVVYLLAMPRFTAIQNLTDKLNLVSREGLTGMMVIRAFNRQDHENRRFDEANTNLTDTMLFVNRVMVFMMPVMMLIMNGLSVLIIWVGSHEIAGAAMQVGDMMAFLQYSMQIVMSFLMISMMFVMIPRAAVSARRVAEVLNTPPGIVDPPENEQQGLPAGAPPGIEFQGVCFRYGHAPEDVLHDISFRIEPGQTVGIIGATGSGKSTLVNLIPRFYDVTQGSIFVAGKDVRRVSQADLRRMIGYVPQRAHLFSGSIEENLRYGTDSPSEAHHREPASPDSGMQAEAESSWESGGSGKSGSTGKSGGSRKSGST
- a CDS encoding MarR family winged helix-turn-helix transcriptional regulator, which produces MSYSMGSFVQFAKANNLSLSQIGTLFHIQKAGICGVHQISHELGVSNPAASQMLDRLVEQGLINRKEDPQDRRAKQLELTEAGQDLIRRVVRVRQDWISRIEDQLSDHQKDKIVSAVTLLSRTLGSLADQADRRGL
- a CDS encoding MarC family protein — its product is MVSFFVELYLKFFFLLTPFFVMSTFMSMTTGMEVRERRFLAFRVTLAVLITSIVIALIGNWVFSVFGITLDAFRIGTGFLLFYNAFDLVHGGKAQNKRTGPAPPGLDDEDIAVVPLAIPVTVGPGTTGALLVLGSELTSANRVIAGLTAIGFAILTVGALLVASSYLEKLIKKQGFVIMSKITGLILSALAAQLILTGIMNFVRLFQGA
- a CDS encoding M15 family metallopeptidase, which codes for MINPWELFLKYRLIIGVGFGIVLAVLVFSAGSTRWYGPGGSSDTDEFSAPEPGRGNSGSSESNDHVVSENGGVGPEEMSIPPADRLPGFNQIRILQESYPERITARGVIDEQWALKMDGTWYLWAEGRLLPQGQHKNWQEFLEIRFYSYSLDPFRVPEYSPEQTRRMMNWGGQGGVDTRIRFNGFLDSLYEVDSEDSADRLMVRIELMGKPTRVHPLLQEPLQRVQERLEALAREDQEVGTFLDSIHQIHGYNWRNIAGTLRRSYHSYGVAIDLVPYSYGGRFPYWRWALDAGIEEWWTLDESRRWQIPPQIVRIFEDEGFVWGGKWTAFDSMHFEFRPEVIQMAGPARDIGTEQPENEPVQQP
- a CDS encoding response regulator translates to MKILQIEPSQLFQKIIREIFVERGQEVIQVSTVEEAAAALDDSVLMILMSMELGRTPEGKPAAESFLKSLGSNQKKSIPVIVITSSESLEIRQRYFDLGVTDFVLKKDLNYDSFNRYLERFSREDPLKERLRSVNIGVLEDNRMEMNIIRNIFLLNGIHHAEFFTHPRDLIESEKTFDILICDVILPDMKGEDVVRIMRQKYPRSAILVISALNKYKAIAPVLDAGAQDYIAKPFLPDVFMLRLRSAVKDLAVLELLEEHGIDTRGLLY
- the gpmA gene encoding 2,3-diphosphoglycerate-dependent phosphoglycerate mutase, which encodes MYKLVLIRHGESLWNKENRFTGWTDVDLSEKGVEEARNAGALLKADGYTFDVAYNSVLKRAIKTLNIVLEEMDLLWIPVIKNWRLNERHYGALQGLNKAETAEKHGEEQVTIWRRSYDVPPPALTADDERYPGNDPRYADLSSEELPLTECLKDTVDRFLPLWHDEIAPTIKSGKKVVIAAHGNSLRALVKYLDNMTEEAILKLNIPTGTPLVYELDENLKPIKHYYLGDQAAIDAAMNAVANQGKKG
- a CDS encoding iron-sulfur cluster assembly scaffold protein; protein product: MDMDSRGTLIMDTYRNPRYRYAQEDSDLILEEVNRSCGDRVQLYVRFRRDTAVPGKGEPGQGDSSIPTRAGSEADAPVSGTERERVIGEISFQGEGCSVCLSSAELLCRFARGRGLGEIQRSARAFESFLTVETEGGQAGEPGIPEELSVFRDLQRFPMRQKCALMAWRMMATL
- a CDS encoding aminotransferase class V-fold PLP-dependent enzyme; protein product: MTAEQLQTIREDFPILGETMRNKPFIYLDSGATSLKPRSVIQAMEDYYTGYGVNIHRGVYEFSERATREYHEARVKTARFIGALRDGQPYGSGPGHVIFTKSTTEGANLIAYSWGRTNLTEGDEIITTEIEHHSTLVPWHPVVGETGARLRFVPMTGTGEFDFTAFQGMVSSKTKAVIITAMSNVTGYMPPVEDIIKTAHQAGAVVIIDGAQFVSHHPVDVQAWDVDFLYFSAHKMLGPTGLGVLYAKTELLEAMPPFLYGGDMILQVHKDYSTYHPLPEKFEAGTPHIAGVLGFSVALDYLEGVGMEHIHQHESELIAYTLEVSKTLPWITVYGPEDPSLRGGIFSFNLEGMHSHDVGALLDAQGIAVRTGFHCAQPFMEQMGIAGTVRASYYLYNEKQEIDALFAGLEKARALFL